Proteins from a genomic interval of Vanessa atalanta chromosome 28, ilVanAtal1.2, whole genome shotgun sequence:
- the LOC125074550 gene encoding myb/SANT-like DNA-binding domain-containing protein 3, with protein MSKKTRGPNFSSNEKEILVHLVTKYKDLIENKKTDAVTTAIKNEGWKKLAEEFNCLSSFYVRNVEQLKTCWDNIKRTTRKDKAATKKNNLLTGGGRSDIPPPGPLQGQVEVLLGPTLDGLENPYDSDIQFIDQGLTGPKTLIEMINKSKSSPLKIHYFYLFTRTL; from the exons atgtcaAAGAAAACACGCGGACCGAATTTTTCGTCAAATGAAAAGGAAATCCTTGTTCATTTAGTTACAAAATACAAGGatctaattgaaaataagaaaacgGACGCAGTAACTACTGCGATCAAAAATGAAGGATGGAAGAAACTAGCGGAAGAATTTAACTGTTTGAGTTCATTCTATGTTCGAAACGTAGAACAATTAAAAACCTGTTGGGATAATATTAAACGCACTACGCGAAAAGACAAAGCTgcgacgaaaaaaaataatttattaactg GAGGAGGGAGGTCCGATATTCCACCACCAGGACCTCTACAAGGACAAGTGGAAGTGCTACTTGGACCTACATTAGACGGATTAGAAAATCCCTACGATTCTGATATTCAGTTTATAGATCAGGGACTAACTGGACCAAAAACTTTaatagaaatgattaataaatca aaATCATCGCCTctcaaaatacattatttttatttatttaccaggACGTTGTAG
- the LOC125074551 gene encoding putative nuclease HARBI1 — translation MAHGRCVQFSFENNVLENLDYLDTIVRRPRIFKERRSYFEEYDDLDFCTRFRLSKETTLDILQLIEDKLEYPSDRNESISPINQILLTLRYYATGSQQITVGDYCGISKSSSHRIKHRVTAAIASLSRNFIKFPNTEEEIRKTQLSFYNIARFPKAVGALDCTHIRIRSPGGENAEYFRNRKGYMSINVQAICDANLQILDLVARWPGSSQDQTIWNASYRNALFERGRYGDAILLADSGYMNRSYIMMPLDNPQTPEEILYNEAQIRSRNPIEHLFGVWKRRFPVLALGMQIHLNKCLPVIVATGVLHNIAVRAKEDIPPDDPELELTVPWEEMFRQGHIREQRNTEGVRDINPERRMLINNYFKSLHISHNLH, via the exons ATGGCGC ATGGACGCTGCGTACAATTTTCtttcgaaaataatgttttagaaaatttagaTTACTTAGACACAATAGTGCGACGCCCAAGAATTTTTAAAGAACGCCGTTCTTATTTCGAGGAATACGACGATTTAGATTTCTGTACCAGATTCCGTTTATCTAAAGAAACAACCCTAGATATTTTGCAGTTGATTGAAGATAAATTGGAATATCCATCAGATCg GAATGAATCAATTTCTCCCATTAATCAGATTCTTTTGACCTTAAGATATTATGCAACTGGTTCTCAACAAATAACAGTGGGAGATTATTGTGGAATAAGTAAGTCGTCATCTCATAGAATAAAACACAGGGTCACTGCTGCAATAGCCTCCTTAAGCCGCAACTTTATCAAATTCCCTAATACTGAGgaagaaataagaaaaactcagttgagtttttataatatagcaaGGTTTCCAAAGGCTGTGGGAGCTCTAGACTGCACACATATACGTATTCGTTCCCCTGGTGGAGAAAATGCAGAGTATTTTAGAAACCGAAAAGGCTACATGTCTATAAATGTGCAAGCAATTTGTGATGCAAACCTACAAATTCTAGATTTGGTTGCAAGATGGCCTGGCAGCAGTCAAGACCAGACTATTTGGAACGCTTCCTACAGAAATGCTTTGTTTGAGAGAGGCAGGTATGGGGATGCTATATTATTGGCAGATAGTGGGTACATGAATCGGTCTTATATCATGATGCCTCTGGATAATCCACAAACACCAGAGGAGATTCTTTACAATGAGGCGCAAATAAGAAGCAGGAATCCTATTGAACATTTATTTGGGGTGTGGAAACGTAGATTCCCTGTACTTGCCCTGGGGATGCAGATTCACTTAAACAAATGTCTCCCTGTTATTGTTGCCACTGGAGTTCTACACAACATTGCAGTAAGGGCAAAAGAAGATATACCACCAGATGATCCTGAACTTGAGCTCACTGTACCATGGGAAGAAATGTTCCGTCAAGGCCATATCAGGGAACAAAGAAATACTGAAGGGGTCAGAGATATAAATCCTGAGCGAAGAAtgctgataaataattattttaagagtttACATATATCCCATAATTTACATTGA